In Centroberyx gerrardi isolate f3 chromosome 7, fCenGer3.hap1.cur.20231027, whole genome shotgun sequence, the sequence ATCAGGTTTTGACCTGACACTGAACTTGCTTTTGTGGCAGGGAAAGAAATCTTTTGTTTGAGGTTTGTGGGTCGGTTGTACGTGTGGGAGAGCGAGACACAGAGTGTGAGGGGGAGCATACTGTGGGTTTTCTGAAATAATGTAGAAATGTGAAAACCTCAGCGTTCATTTACTGCAATGGGAAACAGCTATGAAGGAGTCTCGTGTGTCAACTAGTTCCCACAGAATTTCTTTATGTGGAATTTCGGACCATTTGCAGATTCGGCTGACAGCAGAATTCCAGCTCCAGACCCTTAGCTGTTTCTGGCCAGTTTCACATAGTTTCAATAAAATTCCAGGCCTCACGCCCAATTATATCCTAAATCAAGTCAAACGAAAAACCTCATCAACTAGCAATACTGTTATATccttgaactgaattgaactggcTTAGTGGTTGGCGCTGTTGCCTCACAGAAAGAAGGTCCTGCGTTCGATTCCTGGCCGTTtctgttgggtttcctgcttacGCTCTGGCTTTCTCCCACATCAAGTCAGgtgaattggagactctaaatcatccataggtatgaatgtgagtgtgtttgtctgtctatgtgtgtgttaaaggaatagttcacccaaaaaggTCCTGAGCTCCACAGCCGAACGGTGTTGAAGCctcctccaaaacaactgaagttgctggggacctgacCTGACCTTCACGGTTAAAAAAAACcccggaaaataaccataaaatggctccatgcagcttaTGCAGCATAATGCAAGTGTCCAGAAGCCAAATGAAGTGCCTTGAAAAGACCTATACATTTACATCATtctagctgttatttcaaaatatgtcaCATTTGTGCGCGCCCGGCCTCAATAGGTCAACTagctcgaattagcagaaacaagacttctggtttcaaaataaaagcgcaagatttgaaaataggtagaaatactgttttaaaccaattactttgtatttaatcgtcaaattcagtaagtcagcacccatattaatgtttgatgtccacaaaagtctctgttctgtctgtattctgcacagtattacatgtagcatttatagttaaaaatggcacattttatggcatttttcattattttgacatcaaacatttacACATGTAGTTCTCCTCGTTCTCGTATCTCGGGTGTGCGCAAACGTGAACTTTTCAAcggctagagtggcgatttcagctaaataatggtgtaaatgtcggtcttttcaagtcactttgggatcgtttggcttccggagacttgcattatgctggacgagctgcatggagccattttatggttattttccgttattttttgaacCGTGAAGTCAGGTAAGgcaggtccccagcaacttcagttgttttggagaaggcttctacgccgttccgctgtggagctcaggaCCTGCtgctgtatggactaacaaactgcACCTGAGTTccagctggcatgggggtgagtagataatgactgaattttcatttttgggtgaactattcctttaagttaaGAGTGTCTTAAAGCTTTGCAAAGaaatcattgtttttttgtctatAGAATCATCTATAGATCAATTTCAAGGACCTTTCCAACATggatagtgttttggaataaaatccTTCAACACCAATCTTTATGCCTTCTGTTTTTTCATCCTGTCTGCAGAAAGCTTGTATgaccttttctttctttctgtcaatgACAGCAGACATTGTCTTCCTAGTGGACTCTTCAGAGATACAAGGATTCTGCAGGACGTCACTGCCAAAAGAAACACAACATTGAGCTAATTTTATATATTATGTTACTTGTGCGATACttaatacatgcatacatatgtgAAGTGTTCAATATTTGACCTTGTCTGTGACAGTTTGTGACTGCAGATCCAGAAGCATGTAGGGAGTTCCCACTGACCTCATCTGTCTGATGTTTTAAATCATCCCACCAGTTAAATGTCTGAAAACGTCCAATATAATTTTTATTCTACATTCTCATTCTCATACTCATGTCTCACAGGTGACAAGGGTGACCGCGGCGACAGAGGGACACCAGGTAAAGCCGGACTGGAAGGCCCTCCAGGCTCCAAGGGTCCCGTGGGTCCGAAAGGCACTAAGGGCCAGGCTGGACCTCCGGGAGACCCCTGCAAAGTCCAGCACTCCGCCTTCTCCGTCGGCCGTCGCAAATCCCTTCACAGCCTCGAGTACTACCAAGCTCTGGTCTTCGACACGGTCTTCGTCAACCTCCACGGCCACTTCGACATGTTCAAGGGGAAATTCTACTGCTACGTCCCGGGGATCTACTTCTTCAACGTCAACATCCACACCTGGAACTTCAAGGAGACGTACCTGCACATCATGCAGAACGACGCGGAGCGGGCGATCGTCTACGCCCAGCCCAGCGACCGGTCCATCATGCAGAGTCAGAGCCTGATGCTGGTGCTGGGGCTGAACGACGAGGTGTGGGTGCGTCTGtacaagagggagagggagaacgCCATTTACAGCGACGACGTAGACGTCTACGTCACTTTCAACGGGTACCTCATCAAAGCCAGCGTGGAGTAAAAAAGAACCAGGGAGGGACGTTAAACTGGGAGAGGCAAGGCTGATGTTTAAGCTGTTAAAGGCCAGTTTTAtggaagacaaaaacaatggGCTGACTTGGGACCAGCATAGTACTATTCATTttgttctcttcttcctttgatacttaaataaaaacacattcagcAGGTCCCACCATGTTCTCAGAATCTCCACATCCTCATGACTTTGGGCAATACCTCATTGAAAAAGTAATATGATACTCAGTTCAACTCAATAGCCTTAATGCACCAATTGAAAAGTGTTTTGCATAGTTGAGATTTTGAAagtatgtaggctacagtatTTGGGGAGTACTTTGATTCTCCAAGAAGACTTTGAGGAGGACTCCAAGACCAAACATGATCCTCCTCCCACACGTTCCTGGACACATgcaacaaaaaacactgtttggaGAATTTGGACGCAAAATGGGTCTTGGGAGTAGATCCCTACATGTCAAAAGTACATGTTTTTATTAGGCTGGTTCACAGGAGACTAAATTCCCTCCTGGTCTGGCAAAGTGTAGGACGGCAGGTTTAGGCTATGATGCTTGCTGATCTGTTTGATCTTCCTTACTCAAACCCTGATGTGAAAAACTGAGCCAGCACAAATAAACAGCTGCAGAGCCAGTTCAGCAGTTGGTCAACGTGGATTAGGCGTTAATATTCTGAGAAAGGCCTCTGATGTAGCCTACAGAGAAATGAGATGACGGATTCCAAAACACAAGATGAAACGATTTGTCTTGGCTTGATCTCAGCggaagaagaggaaggtgaAGTGAGGCCATAATTCAAATAATAGGGCATGATGAGAAAAGTGTACGCAGTTTCTGTGCTAGTCACACACATTGAGAAGTGTGTATTCAATGTTTTCCCTATCAGTCCTTTAATTATAACAGTGGGTTTATGTAACAGTTATGTAAAGTTCTATATGGTGCTAAATCATGGTGCTAAAACTCAGCCTTTGTTGTGTGTGCAGTAAAATTATGTGGGTCAGTAAAATTGAAATTTTATCATGAAACATGTCTTATGCCAGTAAGATTGAATGTGTAGCcctggctttcaaaactgtACACATTAAATTGTGTTTTGCTGTTCAAGCATACTTGAATGTTTGGTGCTAAACAAGTTTGccagaagatgatgatgatgttcttccctctctccctcccttttttgtCATACTGTAAAAGCAGCTGTAAATATAGAGTGTTAACATCAATAACTATAAATATGAATTGTATATTGTCCATAGACTGCAAACCACTTTCAGGTGTTGTAATGAATATTTTAATAAACATATTAACACACTGACACCTTGAGGATGCCATGGGGAATTGTTGAGTAATTCATTGGTTGCACTCATGCAATTCAGTGTTAATGTGTTGCAGCTGTATCCTTATGATACATACATCCCATATTGTCATGTATGTATCAGAAGGATAGTATGTATGAGGTGAGTATGTGAGAGAAGACATGCCATGCCTCCACAGTTCACTGGGAGTGGCTCTTTCAAGACTAAACATCCAGAGGTTTCCTCATCTTTGCCACAATGGTCAGTATTTCCTCTAGCGTGGGTTTGGCAGTTCTCAAATGGAAATCAAGCTTTTCTTCCAGAATGTGTACCAGTTTAGTTTTCTTTTACCGTTTTCCCAATACAGGATCATCATATGAAATCTtgccttttctgttttttctaccccattgctgtttctggctgctatTTTTGACTTTGTGTTGTTTCCaccaattatttttttaacgttttgctgtgttttttgtgattttttttttatgttccatTCCAACAGGGTATTTGTGCCAAGCCTTCTTAGGTAAAGTAACTCCACTCTTCTTCCTGGTGTTGAGAGATTTACAGAATACCATGAGGAATCCTACTCTGAGATTTTCAGTTCACAACGGTAATGTATTGTTTGGTATGTAGTATCACCCTATCGCATGCCTATTTAGTGTGTTTCCGTCATAGCAAAGCATGTCCAGCGGGACACTGCAAAGAACATTAAACACCGAGGGGAAATGAGCAATGCATTCTTTTATCCACTAGAGTCCAGCAATttacacaaagaaagagagcacAATAAATCTTCCATCATGCCCCACAACCTTTATTTCTCTTGTGCGATCACCAAATGAAGCATTACACCATAATACTGATGAAATATAACACTGCAATAAATTAAGGGATCCTGTCGAGCAACAACGGTCTGGTACTTTGCACATCCCTTGTTCAATGAGAGGAGAAACAAGTGGGTCAAACAGCAGATTCCCTGGAGAATTTCCCACTTgtatttttctgaaaaaaatcacaaaaataggttcatttatttttttgtaacgCTATTTAATGTTAGGGATGGAGATAAGGTTTAAAGCTAAAGGTTTCTATCGGTTCAGACGGGTTATGGCACTGCAGCTTAGCCACTTGGCGACAACCCTGGTGTTCATCAAGCTGCTCAGAGCAGGGAGTGATCACATATCAGCAGTCCCTCTCTCAGCTTGATTAATGAAGACCCAATAACACTTCAAGGCTGATTTTCCCATTACAAAAGCATCAAGTACTAGGATAGTGTTGGTTCTGTCATAAGCTAATAAATGGACACAGGCCACAAGGACGCTAGCGGGGAACAGCTAACTCACTGATAATGCTGCTGCAAGTCTTTCTTTATGCATTACAAACTTAGTAATTCTGTTGtcggttgtcaaaaggcattttGCAGCCTTTTGAAAGCAAAAACAGCCAAGAATGTAATAGGTGACCTAgttaacatcatgacaggcggCCTATTCATCAGCCAACACAAATACAAGAGATGTTAAAATCTGGTTCACTGACAATCCAAACACACTGGTTCGGTGTGAGCAGAGGATGActatctgtgttttttcctctgcaTAGTCctgcttttctgtgtgtatctatacagCTGCAAAGCAAAGACAACACTAGTGATGACACGCTTTTGGGAAAACCAGCCAGcggtgctatgtaactccagtCTTCCGGAGTAAGCCAAGCCATTAAGGGGCCAAAGAtcaatttcacaaaaaaaacaattcattttATCTCCAACAAAATGCCCCATAAGtatccaaaacaaataaaacaaaacaaaaaggcaaTGAAACAACACTGAGTCAACGATGCGTACATGTACATCTTGGTGACTTGCAGAACAATGTGGCACAGATCACGTCCATGgcatcacatacagtacaaaccaCACAGTCGGTGTGCATGGTATCAAATTGCAAATCATAGGCAAGGTACACAGAGCAATCCACTGGATACAACCCCTTTAAAAAGCACATTGAAAGAGTCCACAGAGAATCTCGGATCACACAAACAATATTCCCCAGAGAGCCGCGGATAGACACTTCTATTGAAGGGCTCTGTTGTTCCCTATTGTTCCCAAATAACAATCACACAAGGTAAATGAGGCCCGATAGAACAGATAGCATATCAAATAGACCTTGTTGTGGTTTCATACAGGTGACACTGTATGGCGTTCAAAGTAAAAATTAAGTCATCTTACAAaaatacttctttttttttttttgctgtgtaaaCTTTGTCTCCATAGCAACCAAAGGCACTGTCTTTTCTTCCCACTCTTAATATCAAATCGTGACTCTGCAAATTGTAACCCAAACCATAACTTGACCAAACCATCGATTGGCTAACTCTGGCATTGATACTGATCTGATCCTAATTTTGCTCTAACTTTACAATCGTCCTTACTGTGCTAACATTGCCATAACCTACGACAACCCAACTTGTGGAGTGATGTATCCTTACAAACAGCGCAGTAGCATTGCACACAGTCATACACTCAGTCAAACTCTCTTCCTAGGCTTCATGTAATGTGCTCAGCTCATTGCTACAAAAACACTTGATCCCATGAAAACACTGCACTCTGTGTCTCATCACATGCAGGGTGGGGAACAACAACACTGTTGCGGTCTCCGTGGTTACCCAAATCAGTACAATGATAATAACTGCAGTTTGTGCATGAGAACACTGTCACAATGGTAACCATGGTATATGAATAAGAACATTGTGACAAAGGATAATCCTGATGATAACACTGTCATGGTAGCGACAAACAGAGAATGAAATATAAAACGTTCCCTTTGGAAAACTGTCCATTAAAACACATGGAGGCGCGGGCTCATCTGTGCACATGGCTGAGATGAAATGGCAACGAAATCAGAAGAATGCTGAAACTCCACCTTTCTGTCTCAAAGACATGTTGAGACAAACACAGCTATTCAGCCTAGTCTTCACTGGAGCTGTTGTGCTTAAGTTAATTCCTGACAATTCATCTAATCTATTCCTTGCTAATTCTATTCTTTACTTAACTATAGACCTATCTAGTTATATCTTGAGGCTGTGGTGTTGCATTAACTGCATGCTTTGGAAACTGATGAAATAAAGCGAGCTGCTAAGATTCTCTCAGAAATTATTCTACTGATATAGTATAATAAACTTATCCATGCTAAACGTAATGTATTGAGGTCGCAAAAAGCAAAAGGGTTTGTGGGTTTGAGAGTAGGAGTTCATATAGTATGTGGAAGAGTAGCAATATGTGTTGTGTAACTGGCAAGTAACATCTTAATCTGATGAGGTATAAAATAATTCTAGCTAGAATGTTTCAGATGTTGACAGCTGTCATTTGTATGTAACATGTGATCAACATAAAAATCCCTTTCATGCTTGACATAAACATTGCACTGACACAGTGAGAATCCAAATAAGTTAGCTGACAACTAGCACTCTAATGCAACTACCTGTTAAAACTaatctactgacacactgtttAAAGTAATGCCCCGAATTACCAAAACCACCCTCTAGATTCTGTCCACTGCATCTGTAGTGGCATCACAACCACGTGGGTTTCTATGACATCACAACCACAGGGGGTTCTATTTTGACATCACAGACGGCTACAATGGTTCCCTTGATGTCACAGACATGTGGAATGGCTCTGTGACATTACATTGGCATGGTTTCTTTAGAACAACCAGCTACAAAGCCTGTGTGATATCACAGTTAGCCACAATAGAACTGTGACATCACAAATAACAGGCAAGGTTCAGGCGTGGCGTGACATCAAAGTTGGGAGTGTAGATACTCAGCATAGAGTTTCCAGTTAAAgattacactgaatgtacaaaatattaggggcatcttcctgatgttgagttgcagccccttctgcacaatccacatctcaattgtcgcaaaacttaaaaatccttctgtaactcatctgcttctctttatctacatctcctttgtgattggtgtagatttaataagggaaatcaataaggaataatggcttttacctggattcacctcatgtGAATCAAGTGCACgccatgaaaagagtaagtgccCCTAAAATtgtgtacattcagtgtagatTAGAAGAGACTGGAGAACACATCCGCAAAGCCCAAAACAAGGGGAGGTGTCACTGTTGTTGGAGTGtcgcaaatttttttttttatcacatataaagcattttgtctgcatgtgggCGGGTCATTTCTGTAGGAACGTGTGTCACTCATTGAGGATTGAGTCTGGTCTGTCATAGCCAAAGAGCCTGAAGTCGGGCTCGTACAGCTTGTAGAGTTCCCTCCGGGCCTCGAGGGGCACCGTGCTGAACCAGTCGGCCTCCCAGCTGCTGGCCGTCAGGTTCCTGTGGGAGGTCGGGAACTCCACCACGTTGTCCACCCGCAGCTGGCGCAGCAGGTGCTCAGCGTCCTCCTCCACCGACTCCAGGTGGCCCACGAAGTCATACTGAATCTGGCACGGGTGGCAAAGCCGGTACACCTGCCGCCAGTGCTCATTAAAGGGCATGTCCTTCTCCGTCTGAGGGTCCAGGAGGTACTGGATGAagtgggagaaggagggatggaggcccACGGCAAAGGCCTCGTCCACAGAGGCGGGAGGTGTCGGCTGGTTGGCGTAGCGGCGCAGCATGACCTGTGCGAAGCGCCGGTAGAAGTCCTCGTTGCGCAGCTCAAACTTGTTGCGGTAGGCGGAGATGAGGCGCACAAAGGGGTCCCGCACAAACAGAAACTTGGTGTACTTCTTCAGCTTCACCTTCAAGAACAAGTCACATTTTTATTAAGACGTCATATATAACAGTCACGCAATCGATTGAGACGGTGATGGAAATTGTAATAAGTAGTGCCACTAATTAGATGTTCAAAGTGATGACAGAATATCAACCGCAAAGTTTATCAAATAACTACAATCTGCAGGTGAGGTTACAGAATTATTTTTGCAGCAATTAATAATTCATTTATCATCTTTAAACCAGCACCCATTC encodes:
- the c1qtnf6a gene encoding complement C1q tumor necrosis factor-related protein 1, with protein sequence MFGVLLLLPVLLSLSSPVAPVPPPSTPPAPCRRCCDHLEPAEGSAEQPPTAGLNHMPEVRAYINMTILKGDKGDRGDRGTPGKAGLEGPPGSKGPVGPKGTKGQAGPPGDPCKVQHSAFSVGRRKSLHSLEYYQALVFDTVFVNLHGHFDMFKGKFYCYVPGIYFFNVNIHTWNFKETYLHIMQNDAERAIVYAQPSDRSIMQSQSLMLVLGLNDEVWVRLYKRERENAIYSDDVDVYVTFNGYLIKASVE